ACCGGCTCGTTGCTGCCCAACTGCCGTCCGCTGGTGAGGCAGTTGACGTTGGCGCCGCTGCCGAACCAGATGTCGTCGCCGGCCCGGGTCATCCCCCACAGATACCCATGGTTCACCTTGGCCTGCCCTGAGGCGCACGGCGGGCCCGCCGGGTAGGGCTGGCCGACGCCGGCGAAGCACTCGTCCGGCGCGGCCTTCGCGATCACCTGCGGATTCGGCTTCGGCTGGTGGTGCCGGTCGTCGCCAGCGGTCGGCGCGCCGAGCGCGGTTGTCGGGGCTGTCAGCGCGGCCCCGAGCCCCAGTACGGCGACGGCCGCCCAGAGCCGCCGCGAGTGGTTCCGGATGGGTTTCACACTGTCTCGCTTTCGTGCCGGTTGTCGAAGACGGTTCGAGCCGGACGGCCGGACCGTGGCTGGGGTTCGACGCAGGTCAGGCGGCGACGCCTCGCGCGAGTGCCCCGTCAGCCGACCGGCTGACGGGACCGGGACGGGTCGACGACCTTGTCGGCCACCTGCTCCGCCCACGTCTCGGGGTGGTCAAAGTCGAGGAAGCGGCCGAGTCGGCCCAGTTCGGCAACCGGGTTGGCGACCAGTTCCTCGTACCGCATGGTCAGCAGGTGGGCCGGCTTCTCGTCGGCCAGCGCCTGCTCGGCCTGGGCCGCCATGAACGCGCAGAGGCCGAGGTAGCGGCGCAGGTCCTGGCCGCGCTCGCGGAGCGCGTCGGCGGTCAGCCGGTCCGGCAGGAACTGCTCCATCTCCGCCGGCACCTCCTGGCCGGGCTGCACCCGGAACGGGTCCAGCCCGCAACGGCCGAGGAACTCCACCCGGAGCTGGATGAGCTGGAACGACGAGTGCCGGCTCATCGACTTGGCGGTGGGCTCCCAGTCCCGGGTCAGGTAGACGATCTTCGCCTCGGGAAAGCCCCGGAGCAGGTACGGCGCCACGTGGCTGGAGCCGCCGGACCGCTCCACCCAACGCTTCCGGCCGGTCAGCACGGCCAGCAGGTCCAGGAAGTCCTGGTGGTGCCGGGCCACGCTCTGCTCGGGGAAGTCGGGCACCCGCCGGGCCAACTCGTCGAAGAGGGCGTCCGGGTCGTCGGAGACCTTCGACAGGGTGATCGCCAGGATCCGGGGCAGCTCGGTCATCCGGTCGCCCCACCGACCGGTCGCCGGGTAGTGCAGTTCCTTCGGCGGCAGCCCGATCCGGAACAGCGTGGACAGCTCCGCCTTGGGGCTGGACAGCACGTCCCAGTACTCGGCTCCGGTGATCACCTCGGCGCTGCGCGCCCACGGCGCCACCGACATGAAGAACTCCTGGGCGGAGAGCGTGTCCGGCTCCTCCGCGATCAGGTCGGAGAGGAGCGTCGACCCACACCGTCCACTGCTGATGATGATCGACCGGCCGGTGATCGGGGTGTCCATCGGGAGTCCTCCTGCGAGTTGCGTGGTCATGAGGTGGTGGTGTGGTCGACGGCGAGCCCACCGGCGACGGTGACCCCGTGCTCGGCGGGCGTCCCCGCCCCGACCGGCAGCACGCACTCGGCGGCCAACCAGTCGAAGACGTGCCGGCGGACCCGCTCGGGCTGGTCGATCAGGACGGTGTGCTTCTCTTCGGGTAGAACGACCGTGCGGGTCTGCGGCAGCACCCGCCGGACGACCGGGGCCAGCTCGCCCACCGCCGACCGGCCGCCGTAGAGGCAGAGCACCGGGCAGTCGATGGCCGCGAGCTGGCCGGCCGGCGGGAGCTGGCTGGCCGGCAGTTCCTCGGCAAGCGTGGTGTCGGTCAGCATCTGCCGGGTCTCGTCGGCCCGGCGGGCGGCGAGCCGCCCCCGCCGGGCCCCGATCTCGGCCACCGTGCCCTCCTTGGGGAGGCGGTCGGCGACCCGGGCGAGGCGGACCTTCACCCGGGCCATCCACTCCGGGACGGGTGGAGCGGACTCGACCGCCACGATGCCGGTGACCCGGTCCGGATGCCGCGCCGCGTACCCGAAGGCGATGGTGCCGCCGAAGGAGTTGCCGCAGAGCAGCAGCGGACCGGTCACGTCCAGCTCGGTGAGCAGTCCCGCTAGGTCGTCGACGAAGTCGGCGAGGGCGTACCCGGTGGCCGGCCGGTCGCTGCGTCCGTGCCCGCGCAGGTCGTACAGGACCACCGGGAACCCGGCGGTGGCCAGCGGCTCGGCGAGGGTGAAGTACCAGCTCGCCATGGTGTCCGAGGCCATGCCGTGGATCAGCACGGCGGTCGGCATCGGCGCTGACCGGTCCGCCGGTGGCGGGTGGGGCGGGTCCAGGCGCTGCGCGTGCAGCGTGATCCCGTTCGCCCGGACCATGGTCACCGGGCGGCCACCTCGACCGTGCCGCCGGCCTTCGCGTCGAGCGCGTCGGCGATGTGCGTGACCAGGTGCCCGACGGTCAGGTCGGCGACGTTCTCCAGGTCCAGCTTGGCGACGAAGTGCGCGAAGTTGACGGTGTCCCCGTACCGGGTCTGGAGTCGGCCGGCGAGCGAGACCACGTCGATGCTCTCCATGCCGAGCTCGTCCCGGAAGGTGGTGTCCATGGTGATCTCCTGGTCGGCGACGAAGTCACCGAGCACGGCCTGGATCATCTGGGTGATGTCGGCGAGGACCTTGGCCTGCGTCGCGGACATGGGGTTGCTCCTTTTCGGATCGGCTGATCGGTGCGCGGGTCAGATTCGGGTGCCGTCGGGGGCGGTGGCGGGCTCCGGACCCCAGGTCCAGGCCACGACGTACCGCCGGGGCGGCAGGTCGTCGGGGTTGGCGACCTCCCGGTGGCCGACCCGGTAGGTGCGGCCGGCCGTCTCGACGGTGAGCGCCTCGTCGGTGGCCGCCCGGACGGCGATCGGGTGCGGGCCGCCGGCCGGGCCGACGCCCTCCGCCTTGCCGACCGCCTCGCGGGCCGCCCGGAAGCGGGTCGCCCAGTGCTGGCGTCGTGCGGCGTCCGCGCCGGCCAGCGAGGCCAGCAGCGTCGTCTCCGCCGGGTCGAGCACGCAGCCCGCCGGCAGGTCGGCGACCTCGGCGACGTCGATGCCGACACCCGGTCCGCCGACCGGTTCCCCCGGGGTACGCGGCTTCGCGATAGCCACGCCGATCTCCTGGCAGTGCGCCAGCGACACGTCGCAGTCGCGCCAGCCCCGACCCTCCCGGGCCTGGACGAACGGTCGGCCGGTCGGGTCGTTGCCGACGGTCAGCTCGATCGGGTAGATGTCGGTGTGCCCGTCCGCCCAGAGGCGGGACCGGACGGCGTCCTTGGCCGCGATCCGGCCGAGCATCCACTGCTTGCGGGTCTTCGCCGGGTGCCGTTCGTACTCGGCGTTGGCGGCGCCACCGAGGATGCCCCGGGCCGCCATGCCCCGGGTGACCAGGTCGGTCCAGCAGTCGAAGGCCATCGTCCAGCCCTCCGGCTGGAACAGCGACATCGGGTACTTCTCCGGGAATCGCTCGGCGACCCGGGCCTGCGGATGGCTGTCGAAGCGCCGGTCCACCGCGCCGTTGATCTGCGCCCAGACCCGGCCCTGGTAGCTGAGCTGGGTGTCCGCGATGAGCTGCCCGTCGTCGATGGAACGGACCCGGGCGACGCATTCGAACGCCCGCCCGGCCGGCGGGGGCGGCCCGAAGAACTCGACGTGCCGGAGACCGACCGGCAGCGCCACGGTCCGGATCGGCTGGGTGGTGATCAGCCAGTTGCCGATGACCTGGAGCGCGTTGTCCAGCAGCGCGCCGGGCGGCACCGGGGCGGTGACGACACCCCGGACGTGCATGTCGCCGATGGCGTGGATCTCGCTGACCCCCTGGAACTGGGGACCGTGGAACATCAGCCGCTCGGCGTACATCTCGTCCGCGGGGAGCGTGGTCGGCCGCTCGGTGGCCGGGTCGTGCGTCCAGGGCTGCTCGGTCGGCTCCGGGTAGGCGCTGCTCATCTCGACGGTGGCCCGGGCGTACGAGCCGATCGCGCAGGTGTACCGGTTCGACCCGGCCTCCCGCACGGTGATCTCGACGTCCTGGGCCGGTTCGGCGATCAGCCAGCGGTTGAACTTGGCGTCGTGCACCGCGATCACCCGCTGACCGGGCAGGAGCTGCTCGGCGGCGTCCATCATGTGCTGGACCAGGGCGGTCGCCGGCACCACCGGCCAGCGGTCCTCGATGTTCGGCCAGTCGTCCGGCTGCACGAAGAAGCAGTGGTCCCGCAGGTACGGCATGGTCTCGATGGAAACCCGCAGGGTGATCCGACCGACCTCCTTGGCGGCCGGAGCGGGACGGACGGCCGGCGGTGCGGCCGGCCGCTGCGGCGCGACGGCCGGCGTGCCGGGACGGGCTCCGGCGACCGCCGGGCCGCCGGTCCGGGCCGGGGCCGCCGGTGCGGCACCCGGTCGGGGCGCGACGGCCGGGGTGGTGCCGGCACGGGGAGCGGTGACCGGCGTGGTGCCCGGTCGGGGCGCGACGGCCGGCGGTACCACCGGCGGCCGGGGAGCAGCGGTGGGACGCGGCTGGACGGGCGCGGCCGTGCCGCCCGCCTTGGCCAGCACGTTCGCCGTGCCCTGGGCGGTGTCCCGGAGCAGGGCGGCGAGTTCGGCGGCGGCCCGGGAGTGCCCGGCGAGCTGGCTGAGCGCGGCCAGCGCCCCGGCGGCTTCGCCGGTCGCCGCCGGTGCGGCGGGCTGGGCAGCGGCATCCGGCGCCGCGGCGGCCGGGGAGCCGTTGCCCGAGGCGGGCAGGCCGAGTAGACCGGCCGCGTCCTCGCCGAGCCGGACCAGCGGTCCACCCAGGTCGAGCTTGATGGTCGGACCACGCTTGCCGGTACCCACGGTGCTCTTCGCCGCCGGAGCGCGACCACCCGGGGTGGACAGGACGCGCAGGTCCGGCGAGCCACCCTCCACCCAGAGCGCGGTCGCCACCCGGCGGAGCTGGTTGAGTCCGCCGCGGTGCGAGACGTTGACCGGAATCGCCAGGTGGTCCTTGCCGCGCAGGTTGTCGTCGATGAGCGAGGCGAGCTGGCCGGCACCGACCTGGAGGAAGACCCGGAAACCGGCGTCGTACATGTTGGCGACGGTCTGCCGGAACCAGACCGGCTCCATCATGTGCCGGATGAACAGGTGCCGGACCTCGTCGAGATCGTCGGGGCACGGTGCGGCCAGGGTGCCCGACCAGATCGGAAGCTGGCTCGGCTGCACCCGCAGCCGGCCCAGCGCGTCGCCGATCGAGCGGAGCCCGTCGCCGAAGATCGGGGTGTGGAACGCCGACTTGAAGGGCAGCTTCTGGCAGAAGACGTTCCGCCCGCGCAGCACCTCCACCAGGCGGTCGACCTCGGTCTCCGGCCCGTTGACCACGCACTGCTGCGGGGCGTTGTCGTGCGAGAGCACCACCCCGGGAAAGTCGGGCAGCAGGGGCGTGACCTGGTCCGCCGCCGTGGCGGCGGCGGCGAAGACGTACCCGGAGATCTCCACCGACTCGGCGCTGAACATGGCGAGGAACTCGTCCATGCTGGCCCCGTCGGCCTGGCCGCTGACCGCGGCGGCGGTCCACTCGCCGATGCTGTGCCCGGCGACCGCGTCGGGCGTCACGTTCATCCGACTCAGCGCATCGTGCAGCATCTTGCCCACCTCGATCAGGCCGGCGCCGTGCTGCCCGAGATCCTCCATCGACCAGGGGCGGTCCGGCATCCCGAAGTGGGCGGCCATGTCGGTGGTCCGCGGCGAGAACTCCGCCTCCAGACCGGGGAAGACCGAGATGAGCTTGCCGCCGCCGGCCAGCAGCGGGTCCGGGGTGAACCAGATGTCCCGGCCGCCCCGCCATGCCTGGCCCCGGGCCACCGTCTTGCGGGCCACGGTGAGCAGCTTGTCGCTGGGGTTGACGATGCCGAGCCGGACGCGTTCGGCCCCGTCGACCGGGCCGGGTGCGGCCTGGGCCCGCTCGGCGCCGAGCCGGCGTACCGTCACGTCGTCCTTCGCCAGGAGTTCGGCGAGCGCGGCCGAGGTCGGCGCGGCGAGCCAGAGCACCTGGTCCGGCTCGTCCACCACGACCTTGCCGTCGGCCGTCGCGGTCAGTCCGGACGTCGGCAGGGCCACCCCGGCCGAGTCGGTCACCTGCTCGACGATCACGTGGGCGTTGATCCCGCCGAAGCCGAAGGCGTTCACCCCGGCCCGGCGCGGGCCGTCGGTCTCCCACGGCTGGGCGGAGGTGATCGGCGCGAACCGGGTCTGGGCCATCTCGGCCCGCGGGTTGTCGCAGTGCAGGGTGGGCAGCAGCACGCCCCGGTAGACGGCGAGCGTCGCCTTGATCAGGCCGGCGGCGCCGGCCGCCGGCATGGTGTGGCCGATCATCGACTTCACCGAGCCGATCACCGGCTTCGGCCCGCCCCGGTGCGCCCCGAAGGTCTGCCCGATGGTGGTCAGCTCGGCGGCGTCGCCGGTGGGGGTGCCGGTGCCGTGCGCCTCCAGCAGGCCGAGGGCGTCCGGGGCGGTCGGGTCGAGGCCGGCTGCCGCCCAGGCGCGCTCGATGGCCAGCACCTGACCGGAGACCGCCGGGTTGAACATGCTCGCCGACTTGCCGTCGCTGGAGACCCCGCTGCCCCGGATCACCGCGTAGACCCGGTCGCCGTCGCGCAGCGCGTCGGCGTACCGCTTGAGCACCACGATGCCGGTGCCCTCGCCGATCAGCAGGCCGTCGGCGTTCGCGTCGAACGGCCGAATCTCACCCTGCCGGGACAGCGCCCGGAGCTGGTTGAACACCGACCAGAAGCTGATGTCGTGCACGTGGTGCACGCCGCCGGCCAGCACCGCGTCCAACCGGCCGTTCTGCAACTCGGTGATGCCCTGGTCGACCGCGATCAGCGACGAGGCGCAGGCCGCGTCGATGGTGTACGCCGGGCCGCGCAGGTTGAGCCGGTTCGCCACCCGGGACGCGGCCAGGTTCGGGACCAGGCCGATCGTCCCCTCCGGCTGGTACGGGCCGAGCCGCTCGTCGAACTTCTTGCGGAGCATCTCCAGCCGGGCCGGGTCGACGTCCGGGATCAGCTCCCGGAGGATGCTGATGACCTGGCTGGACATCCGGACCCGCTGCGCGTACCGGGCCTGGGCGGGGCTGAGGATGCCGCCCCGGCCCAGAATCACCCCGACCCGCTCCCCCGACGGGAGCTTGTCCGGGCCGCCCGCGTCGTCGATGGCCTTCGCGGCCACCTCGAGGGTGATGAGCTGGTCGGGCTCGATCTCGTGCACCGACGCGGGCATCACGCCGAACTTCAACGGCTCGAAGGTGGCGTACTCGTCGACGAAGCCACCCCGCCGGCAGTACATCCGGTCCGCCCGGTGGGCCTGCTCGGGGTCGTAGAACTCCTCGTCCCAGCGGTGCTCCGGGACGTCGGTGATGGCGTCCACGCCGCTGACCAGGTTGCGCCAGTAGCTGTCCAGGTCACCGGCCCCGGGCATGAGCGCGGCCATACCGACGATCGCGATCTGCTGATCGGGCTTGGTCACGGCGGTCACCACCCCGACGCGGTGTAGACGACGGAGGTGTCACCCGGCTCGGCCCAGGCCAGCTCGCGGAGCAGGCTGAGCGCGCCCTCCTCCGGGTCGATCAGGCCGATGCCGCGACGGGCGTACTCCCGGCTCAGCTCGGCGGTGACCATGCCGCCGTGGCCGGCACCCGGCGCCCAGGGGCCCCAGTGGACGGTCACGCAGCGGATCCCGGTCTGGGTGTTCCAGCGGGTGCCCATGCTGTCCAGGGCGTCGTTGGCGGCGGCGTAGTCGGCCTGGCCCCGGTTGCCGTAGGCGGCGGCGATGCTGCCGAAGAAGACCACGAACTTCGGCTGGTCGGGCAGCTCGTCGAGGCCGGCGAGCACCGCGCGGGCCCCGTTGACCTTGACGTCGAAGACCCGGGTGAAGGATGCCGGGTCCTTCTCGGCGATGAGCTTGTCCTCGATGATGCCGGCCGCGTAGACCAGGCCGTCGAGCCGGCCGTGGTGCTGGTGGATCTGGGCGAGCAGCACCTTCGTCGCGTCCGCGTCCCGCACGTCGAGGGTGTGGTAGCGCACCTCACCGCCGAGTTCGGTCAGCTCCGCGATGGTCGCCTCGACCTCGCGGCCGGCCATGATGGCCTGCGCCCGACGCTCGATCTCGGCCGGGGCGCGCAGCCCCTGCTTCACCAGCGCGGCGCGCAGCGCGGTCTTGTCCCGGGCGGCGGCCAGCTCCGGGTCCTCCGGACCCGCCGGTCGCGGCGTACGGCCGACCAGCTCGATCCGGCACCGGCCGG
The nucleotide sequence above comes from Micromonospora pallida. Encoded proteins:
- a CDS encoding acyl carrier protein; amino-acid sequence: MSATQAKVLADITQMIQAVLGDFVADQEITMDTTFRDELGMESIDVVSLAGRLQTRYGDTVNFAHFVAKLDLENVADLTVGHLVTHIADALDAKAGGTVEVAAR
- a CDS encoding alpha/beta fold hydrolase, which produces MVRANGITLHAQRLDPPHPPPADRSAPMPTAVLIHGMASDTMASWYFTLAEPLATAGFPVVLYDLRGHGRSDRPATGYALADFVDDLAGLLTELDVTGPLLLCGNSFGGTIAFGYAARHPDRVTGIVAVESAPPVPEWMARVKVRLARVADRLPKEGTVAEIGARRGRLAARRADETRQMLTDTTLAEELPASQLPPAGQLAAIDCPVLCLYGGRSAVGELAPVVRRVLPQTRTVVLPEEKHTVLIDQPERVRRHVFDWLAAECVLPVGAGTPAEHGVTVAGGLAVDHTTTS
- a CDS encoding type I polyketide synthase, with amino-acid sequence MTKPDQQIAIVGMAALMPGAGDLDSYWRNLVSGVDAITDVPEHRWDEEFYDPEQAHRADRMYCRRGGFVDEYATFEPLKFGVMPASVHEIEPDQLITLEVAAKAIDDAGGPDKLPSGERVGVILGRGGILSPAQARYAQRVRMSSQVISILRELIPDVDPARLEMLRKKFDERLGPYQPEGTIGLVPNLAASRVANRLNLRGPAYTIDAACASSLIAVDQGITELQNGRLDAVLAGGVHHVHDISFWSVFNQLRALSRQGEIRPFDANADGLLIGEGTGIVVLKRYADALRDGDRVYAVIRGSGVSSDGKSASMFNPAVSGQVLAIERAWAAAGLDPTAPDALGLLEAHGTGTPTGDAAELTTIGQTFGAHRGGPKPVIGSVKSMIGHTMPAAGAAGLIKATLAVYRGVLLPTLHCDNPRAEMAQTRFAPITSAQPWETDGPRRAGVNAFGFGGINAHVIVEQVTDSAGVALPTSGLTATADGKVVVDEPDQVLWLAAPTSAALAELLAKDDVTVRRLGAERAQAAPGPVDGAERVRLGIVNPSDKLLTVARKTVARGQAWRGGRDIWFTPDPLLAGGGKLISVFPGLEAEFSPRTTDMAAHFGMPDRPWSMEDLGQHGAGLIEVGKMLHDALSRMNVTPDAVAGHSIGEWTAAAVSGQADGASMDEFLAMFSAESVEISGYVFAAAATAADQVTPLLPDFPGVVLSHDNAPQQCVVNGPETEVDRLVEVLRGRNVFCQKLPFKSAFHTPIFGDGLRSIGDALGRLRVQPSQLPIWSGTLAAPCPDDLDEVRHLFIRHMMEPVWFRQTVANMYDAGFRVFLQVGAGQLASLIDDNLRGKDHLAIPVNVSHRGGLNQLRRVATALWVEGGSPDLRVLSTPGGRAPAAKSTVGTGKRGPTIKLDLGGPLVRLGEDAAGLLGLPASGNGSPAAAAPDAAAQPAAPAATGEAAGALAALSQLAGHSRAAAELAALLRDTAQGTANVLAKAGGTAAPVQPRPTAAPRPPVVPPAVAPRPGTTPVTAPRAGTTPAVAPRPGAAPAAPARTGGPAVAGARPGTPAVAPQRPAAPPAVRPAPAAKEVGRITLRVSIETMPYLRDHCFFVQPDDWPNIEDRWPVVPATALVQHMMDAAEQLLPGQRVIAVHDAKFNRWLIAEPAQDVEITVREAGSNRYTCAIGSYARATVEMSSAYPEPTEQPWTHDPATERPTTLPADEMYAERLMFHGPQFQGVSEIHAIGDMHVRGVVTAPVPPGALLDNALQVIGNWLITTQPIRTVALPVGLRHVEFFGPPPPAGRAFECVARVRSIDDGQLIADTQLSYQGRVWAQINGAVDRRFDSHPQARVAERFPEKYPMSLFQPEGWTMAFDCWTDLVTRGMAARGILGGAANAEYERHPAKTRKQWMLGRIAAKDAVRSRLWADGHTDIYPIELTVGNDPTGRPFVQAREGRGWRDCDVSLAHCQEIGVAIAKPRTPGEPVGGPGVGIDVAEVADLPAGCVLDPAETTLLASLAGADAARRQHWATRFRAAREAVGKAEGVGPAGGPHPIAVRAATDEALTVETAGRTYRVGHREVANPDDLPPRRYVVAWTWGPEPATAPDGTRI
- a CDS encoding sulfotransferase domain-containing protein; the encoded protein is MDTPITGRSIIISSGRCGSTLLSDLIAEEPDTLSAQEFFMSVAPWARSAEVITGAEYWDVLSSPKAELSTLFRIGLPPKELHYPATGRWGDRMTELPRILAITLSKVSDDPDALFDELARRVPDFPEQSVARHHQDFLDLLAVLTGRKRWVERSGGSSHVAPYLLRGFPEAKIVYLTRDWEPTAKSMSRHSSFQLIQLRVEFLGRCGLDPFRVQPGQEVPAEMEQFLPDRLTADALRERGQDLRRYLGLCAFMAAQAEQALADEKPAHLLTMRYEELVANPVAELGRLGRFLDFDHPETWAEQVADKVVDPSRSRQPVG